GGCCTCGGTACCCGTAATGCAGGAACCGGTTCCCAACCATCCGGGTAATCCATATTGTTCCTAAACTGGAATCTGGGGTTGTCCGGTGGTTCTAATACTATGATACGAGGAGGTAAGAAAATGAAAAGGATTTGCAGGCTCTTAAGTGTTTTACTGGTTTTAAGCCTCATACTGACAGCTGCTGGCTGCGGGGGTCAGAAAGAAAAACCTGCTGAGAACAAAGACAAGAAAAGTGGGGGTGCGGCAGAAACTATTAACCTGACCATTGCCAGCGGGCCGGCGGGAGGGACCTGGTACCCGCTAGGCGGGGCCGTAGCTAAGATAATTCAAAACAATATTCCCGGGGCGGTTGTATCGGTGCAGCAGGGCGGTGGTGAAGCAAACGCCCTGGGCGTGGACAAAGGCATGTATGATATAGGGATTACTTATTCGCATACGGCGGCAGAGGCCCTTGCCGGCAAAGAGAATTTTAAGGAACCGCTCAAAAACATAGCCGGGCTGGCGGGGCTTTACCCCTCGGCACTGCAGATGGTGGTGCGGGCCGATTCCGATATCAAACAAATTGAAGATTTAAAGGGCAAGCGTATTTCGCCTGGTCCCAAAGGGCTATCAGGTGAAACAATGACTAGGTTGGTGCTGCAGGTTCACGGGCTGAAGTTCGAGGATATGGCCAAAGTGGAGCGGGTTTCCTACAGCGACTCGGCCAGCCTGATGCAGGACAGGCAGATTGATATGTATTCCCCGATCACAACCTGGCCGGCCCCCTCTATTCAGGAGGTCGCCCAGGCGGGCGGAGTCAGGCTTTTACCCCTGAGGCCGGAAAAGTTTGAGGAGTTAAAGAAGCTCAACCCGGGCTACACTTATATCACCATAAAAGCCGGTACCTATAAAGGTATGGAAGAGGATACGCCCTGCCTGGGCAGCAACGCCATACTGATTATCAGGAAAGACATGCCCGAGGATCTGGCCTACAAGATAGCTAAAGCACTTTATGAAAACCTTGACGAGTTGAAAAGCGTTCACAAGAGCCTGGAATACATGACCAAGGACACCATAGCCAAGGACCTCGGCGTTCCGCTACACCCGGGTGTGGAAAAGTACTATAGGGAAGTAGGTATAATCAAGTAACTTTTTGTGAGTTGGTCCCGGTGCTACGCGATTAGTTGCTGGGGCCAACTTTCCTGAGAATAATCGTAAGGAGGTATTTGTTTTGCCCTCGATCTTGAATGACAGGACTGAAAAAAAACGGCAGTTTCCCTGGGAAAGGATAATCACTGCTGTTGCCGTTATGATGACACTTTTCCAGATATATACAACAATTTTCGGAATTTTCGAGTCTACTCTCCAGCGCTCTTTGCACCTGCTTTTTGCTATTGTCCTTTCCTTTATGATTTGCAGGGTTTCAAAAGCCAAAGACCCGAGGGTTCCATGGTACGATCTGATTTTTATAATCTTGGCCCTGGCCAGCTTCGGGTACGTGGTGGTCAATTCGGGAGATATCGCCAGCCGGTTGGCCTATGTGACACCCCTGACAGGTGTGGAGATGGTTGTGGGAGTTGTGGGCATTCTGGTTTTGTGGGAAGCGTCTAGAAGAATGCTAGGGCGGGCCTTCGCCATTATAATGGCCGCGTTTCTTCTTTATGCCCTGTTCGGGCAGCACCTGCCAGGCATGTTGCGGCACCGGGGATACGACCTGGGCTGGGTTATTGACCACGTATTTTATACTACGGAAGG
This window of the Desulfofundulus salinus genome carries:
- a CDS encoding TAXI family TRAP transporter solute-binding subunit encodes the protein MKRICRLLSVLLVLSLILTAAGCGGQKEKPAENKDKKSGGAAETINLTIASGPAGGTWYPLGGAVAKIIQNNIPGAVVSVQQGGGEANALGVDKGMYDIGITYSHTAAEALAGKENFKEPLKNIAGLAGLYPSALQMVVRADSDIKQIEDLKGKRISPGPKGLSGETMTRLVLQVHGLKFEDMAKVERVSYSDSASLMQDRQIDMYSPITTWPAPSIQEVAQAGGVRLLPLRPEKFEELKKLNPGYTYITIKAGTYKGMEEDTPCLGSNAILIIRKDMPEDLAYKIAKALYENLDELKSVHKSLEYMTKDTIAKDLGVPLHPGVEKYYREVGIIK